In one window of Prevotella fusca JCM 17724 DNA:
- the nusG gene encoding transcription termination/antitermination protein NusG, protein MADTEKKWYVLRAVSGKEAKVKEYIDAQLRLNEKLAERVFEVLLPMEKHATVRKDGKRVVKEKLSLPGYVLVQANMTPDVASTLRFMPNVLGFLGGMSEPSPVRQADINRLLGNVEDTELEEVQKVPYMVGETVQVTDGPFSGFHGVIEEVNAEKHKLKVMVMIFGRQNPLELSFMQVAKEE, encoded by the coding sequence ATGGCAGATACAGAAAAGAAATGGTATGTTCTTCGTGCTGTCAGTGGCAAAGAGGCTAAGGTAAAAGAATATATCGATGCTCAATTGCGATTGAACGAAAAACTTGCTGAGCGTGTTTTCGAGGTTTTATTGCCTATGGAAAAACACGCAACTGTGCGTAAAGATGGTAAGCGTGTTGTCAAGGAGAAATTAAGTCTCCCTGGCTATGTGCTTGTTCAGGCCAATATGACTCCGGACGTAGCCTCTACGTTGCGTTTCATGCCTAATGTGTTGGGATTTCTCGGAGGTATGTCTGAGCCTTCACCTGTCCGTCAGGCAGACATCAATCGTCTGTTGGGCAATGTGGAAGATACTGAACTCGAAGAAGTTCAGAAAGTGCCATACATGGTGGGTGAAACAGTTCAGGTTACCGATGGTCCTTTCAGTGGTTTCCATGGTGTCATCGAAGAGGTGAACGCTGAGAAGCATAAGCTGAAGGTGATGGTGATGATATTTGGTCGCCAGAATCCGTTGGAGTTAAGTTTTATGCAAGTCGCAAAAGAAGAATAG
- the secE gene encoding preprotein translocase subunit SecE, producing MFKKIVNYCKACYDELAHKTTWPSRAQLTHSAMVVLSASLVIALVVFAMDFVFQHVMHLVYPK from the coding sequence ATGTTTAAGAAGATAGTTAATTATTGCAAGGCTTGCTACGACGAACTTGCGCATAAGACTACATGGCCATCACGTGCCCAACTTACACATAGTGCAATGGTTGTTTTATCTGCTTCCCTTGTCATTGCATTGGTAGTGTTTGCTATGGATTTTGTATTCCAGCATGTGATGCATTTGGTATATCCAAAATAA
- the tuf gene encoding elongation factor Tu has protein sequence MAKEEFVRTKPHVNIGTIGHVDHGKTTLTAAISKVLHEKGFGSEDVKSFDQIDNAPEEKERGITINSAHIEYETANRHYAHVDCPGHADYVKNMVTGAAQMDGAILVVAATDGPMPQTREHVLLARQVNVPRLVVFLNKCDMVDDAEMLDLVEMEVHEILEQYGYEEDTPIIRGSALGALNGVEKWVNSVVELMDTVDTWIEEPEREIDKPFLMPVEDVFSITGRGTVATGRIETGVCKVGDEVQLLGLGEDKKSVITGVEMFRKNLPTGQAGDNVGLLLRGIDKAEVKRGMVVVHPGAITPHDHFKASIYVLKKEEGGRHTPFGNKYRPQFYLRTMDCTGEIKLPEGVEMVMPGDNVEIEVELIYKVALNEGLRFAIREGGRTVGSGQITALLEDVK, from the coding sequence ATGGCTAAAGAAGAATTCGTGCGCACCAAACCGCATGTAAACATTGGTACTATCGGTCACGTTGACCACGGTAAGACCACTCTTACTGCAGCAATCTCTAAGGTTCTTCATGAGAAGGGCTTCGGTTCAGAGGATGTTAAGTCTTTCGATCAGATTGACAATGCTCCTGAGGAGAAAGAGCGTGGTATTACCATTAACTCTGCACACATTGAGTACGAAACAGCAAACCGTCACTACGCACACGTAGACTGTCCAGGTCACGCCGACTATGTGAAGAACATGGTTACTGGTGCTGCTCAGATGGATGGTGCTATCTTGGTTGTAGCTGCTACTGATGGTCCTATGCCACAGACTCGTGAGCATGTCTTGCTCGCTCGTCAGGTAAACGTACCTCGTTTGGTTGTATTCTTGAACAAGTGTGATATGGTTGACGACGCTGAGATGCTTGACCTCGTTGAGATGGAGGTTCATGAGATTCTCGAGCAGTACGGCTATGAGGAAGATACTCCAATCATTCGTGGTTCTGCACTCGGTGCTCTGAACGGCGTTGAGAAGTGGGTTAATTCTGTAGTTGAACTCATGGATACCGTTGATACTTGGATTGAGGAGCCAGAACGTGAAATTGACAAGCCATTCTTGATGCCTGTTGAGGACGTATTCTCAATTACTGGTCGTGGTACAGTTGCTACTGGTCGTATCGAGACTGGTGTTTGTAAGGTAGGTGACGAGGTTCAGCTGCTCGGTCTCGGTGAGGACAAAAAGTCTGTAATCACTGGTGTTGAGATGTTCCGCAAGAACCTTCCAACTGGTCAGGCTGGTGACAACGTAGGTCTTCTCCTCCGTGGTATTGATAAGGCTGAGGTTAAGCGTGGTATGGTAGTCGTACACCCAGGTGCTATTACTCCTCACGATCACTTCAAGGCGTCTATCTACGTGTTGAAGAAGGAAGAGGGTGGTCGTCATACACCATTCGGTAACAAGTATCGTCCACAGTTCTACCTCCGTACAATGGACTGTACTGGTGAAATCAAGCTCCCAGAGGGCGTTGAGATGGTAATGCCAGGTGACAACGTTGAGATTGAGGTTGAGTTGATTTACAAGGTTGCTCTGAACGAGGGTCTCCGTTTCGCTATCCGTGAGGGTGGTCGCACAGTAGGTTCTGGTCAGATTACAGCCCTCCTTGAGGATGTTAAGTAA
- the hpf gene encoding ribosome hibernation-promoting factor, HPF/YfiA family: MEIKIQSIHFDTTEKLHAFITKKAEKLEKSYEDIQKVEVQLKVEKPATALNKTTSLSVVVPGNTLFVEKTCDTFEEGVDQCLDAMKVQLTKFKEKQRNR, translated from the coding sequence ATGGAAATTAAGATTCAGTCGATTCACTTCGACACTACCGAGAAGTTACATGCCTTTATTACAAAGAAGGCAGAGAAATTAGAAAAGTCTTACGAAGACATTCAGAAAGTAGAGGTGCAATTGAAGGTTGAGAAACCTGCCACTGCGTTAAATAAGACCACAAGTTTGTCAGTTGTTGTTCCTGGGAATACGCTGTTTGTGGAGAAGACATGTGATACGTTCGAGGAGGGTGTTGACCAGTGTCTGGATGCAATGAAGGTTCAGCTCACCAAGTTTAAGGAAAAACAGAGAAATCGTTGA
- a CDS encoding tyrosine recombinase XerC: MIEMFLDYLKFERNYSPMTVINYRKDLEEFERFYKELEGQLSWESVDSDVVRNWMEYMMDRGNSASSVNRRLSALRSFYRFALRRKLVEKDPVHGLQGPKRQKPLPQFLKESEMEQLLNPKMWTDSYKDVLARTLIVTFYETGIRLSELTGLDDKDIDSIACELKVTGKRNKQRIIPFGKELAETFAMYLQVRNVTAKGGSAAFFQTEKGKRMTNAQVRSLVKKNLSRVSTLKKRTPHVLRHTFATAMLNHDAGLESVKKLLGHESLSTTEIYTHTTFEQLKKVYKNAHPRA, translated from the coding sequence ATGATAGAAATGTTCTTGGATTACTTGAAGTTTGAAAGGAATTATTCCCCGATGACTGTAATCAACTATCGTAAGGACTTGGAAGAGTTTGAGCGGTTTTATAAAGAACTTGAAGGGCAGCTCTCTTGGGAATCTGTGGATTCCGATGTTGTCAGGAACTGGATGGAGTATATGATGGACAGAGGCAACTCTGCTTCGTCAGTCAATAGAAGGCTCAGTGCGCTGAGGTCTTTCTATCGTTTTGCACTCCGTCGTAAACTTGTTGAGAAAGACCCTGTTCATGGTCTTCAAGGTCCGAAGAGGCAGAAGCCACTTCCGCAATTCCTCAAGGAGTCGGAGATGGAACAGTTGCTGAACCCGAAGATGTGGACGGATAGTTATAAGGATGTGCTTGCACGCACGTTGATTGTGACATTCTATGAAACGGGAATCCGTTTGTCGGAACTGACAGGTCTGGATGACAAGGATATAGACAGCATTGCCTGTGAACTGAAAGTGACAGGAAAGAGAAACAAACAGCGCATCATTCCTTTTGGCAAGGAACTGGCTGAGACGTTCGCCATGTACCTGCAGGTGCGCAATGTCACGGCAAAAGGTGGATCCGCAGCCTTCTTCCAGACGGAGAAGGGGAAAAGGATGACGAATGCACAGGTGAGAAGTCTGGTAAAGAAGAACCTTTCAAGAGTGTCTACGCTGAAGAAGCGTACGCCCCACGTTCTTCGCCACACATTCGCCACAGCAATGCTCAATCATGATGCAGGACTGGAAAGTGTAAAGAAACTGCTTGGTCACGAGAGCCTGTCAACGACAGAGATTTATACTCATACGACCTTTGAACAGTTGAAGAAAGTCTATAAGAATGCCCATCCAAGGGCTTAA
- the rpsU gene encoding 30S ribosomal protein S21 has translation MIIVPVKDGENIERALKKFKRKFEKTGVVKELRARQQFDKPSVKKRLKMEHAVYVQQLRDAEE, from the coding sequence ATGATTATTGTACCAGTAAAGGACGGCGAGAACATCGAGCGTGCGCTCAAGAAGTTCAAGAGAAAGTTTGAAAAGACAGGTGTTGTTAAGGAGCTCCGTGCTCGTCAGCAGTTTGACAAACCATCTGTTAAGAAGCGCCTGAAGATGGAACATGCCGTTTACGTACAGCAGCTTCGCGACGCAGAAGAGTAA
- a CDS encoding aminopeptidase P family protein: MIHTINERVERLRLWMKENGFSAFVFPSSDPHNSEYVAGHWKSREWISGFSGSAGTAVITLEHAALWTDSRYFIAAEKELKGTDFQLMKLRVEGTPSVTGWLASELCGYESAVVGVDGNVNSFAEVSSMEQELTTRGNITVRMDADPLAVLWTDRPVIPDNKVCLHSLEYAGETTASKIGRIREYLSGRGADGLLVTALDEIAWVLNLRGSDVHCNPVFVSYLLISPGKVTLYINNVKLPAGVRGYLAAEHIEIEPYEAVVEGLRGYAGKSLLVDETAANYMLTTAVTFGKLCGGESPVATMKAVKNKAEQDGFRAAMLRDGIAMVKFLAWLKPAVEAGGQTEISLDERLTALRAEQPHFKGISFDTIVGYEAHGAIVHYEATPDTDVPVEPHGLVLIDSGAQYVDGTTDITRTIALGDLTDEQRRVYTLVLKGHIQLGMCRFPAGACGSQIDAIAREPLWREGYNYMHGTGHGVGSYLNVHEGPHQIRMEWKPAPLQAGMTVTNEPGLYLEGKFGVRIENTLLVVPAETTAFGDFLKFETLTLAPIDTTPIVLDMLNVEEREWLNGYHRRVYESLSPHLTEGEKEWLRIATLSI; this comes from the coding sequence TTACGTTAGAACATGCTGCATTGTGGACGGATTCGCGTTATTTTATTGCAGCTGAAAAGGAACTGAAAGGGACTGATTTCCAGTTGATGAAACTTCGCGTAGAGGGTACTCCGTCTGTCACGGGATGGCTTGCAAGTGAACTGTGCGGTTATGAATCGGCTGTGGTAGGAGTGGATGGAAATGTGAACTCTTTTGCAGAAGTGTCTTCTATGGAGCAAGAGTTGACGACAAGAGGGAATATTACCGTTAGGATGGATGCTGACCCTTTAGCTGTACTTTGGACGGACAGACCCGTGATACCTGATAACAAGGTATGTCTTCATTCATTGGAATATGCAGGTGAAACGACGGCAAGTAAGATAGGCAGAATTCGTGAATACCTCTCTGGTCGTGGAGCTGATGGACTGTTGGTGACAGCCTTGGACGAGATTGCGTGGGTGCTGAACCTGCGTGGCAGTGATGTACATTGCAATCCCGTCTTTGTTTCTTACCTGTTGATTTCCCCAGGAAAAGTCACCTTATATATTAATAACGTTAAACTTCCCGCAGGTGTGAGGGGTTATCTGGCTGCTGAACATATAGAGATTGAGCCTTACGAGGCGGTTGTGGAGGGACTCAGGGGTTATGCTGGAAAGAGCTTGCTCGTAGATGAGACAGCTGCAAACTACATGTTGACAACAGCCGTGACGTTCGGAAAACTGTGCGGTGGGGAATCACCGGTTGCCACCATGAAGGCTGTGAAGAACAAGGCAGAGCAGGATGGTTTTCGTGCTGCCATGCTGCGTGACGGTATCGCAATGGTGAAGTTCCTTGCATGGCTGAAGCCTGCGGTCGAGGCTGGTGGACAGACAGAAATCTCGCTTGATGAGCGTTTGACGGCTCTGCGTGCCGAACAGCCACATTTCAAGGGTATCTCTTTTGATACGATAGTAGGCTACGAGGCGCATGGAGCCATTGTACATTATGAGGCTACGCCAGATACCGATGTCCCTGTTGAACCACACGGGCTGGTACTCATTGACAGTGGGGCACAGTATGTGGATGGGACTACCGATATAACACGGACCATCGCTCTGGGCGACCTTACGGATGAGCAACGTCGTGTCTACACCTTGGTCCTGAAAGGACATATCCAACTTGGCATGTGCCGTTTCCCTGCAGGAGCATGTGGTTCGCAGATTGACGCAATAGCACGGGAGCCGTTGTGGCGTGAGGGCTACAATTATATGCACGGCACGGGGCATGGGGTAGGGAGCTATCTGAATGTCCATGAAGGTCCTCATCAGATTCGCATGGAGTGGAAACCTGCGCCGCTTCAGGCAGGGATGACCGTTACTAATGAGCCGGGACTCTATCTTGAGGGTAAATTCGGTGTGCGTATTGAGAATACCTTGCTGGTTGTACCTGCCGAAACAACAGCCTTTGGTGATTTCCTCAAGTTTGAAACGCTTACGCTTGCTCCGATTGATACAACTCCGATTGTACTTGATATGCTGAATGTTGAGGAACGTGAATGGCTTAATGGCTACCATCGTCGTGTCTATGAAAGTTTGTCGCCTCATTTGACAGAGGGTGAGAAAGAATGGTTGAGAATCGCAACTTTATCAATTTAG